A single genomic interval of Lepidochelys kempii isolate rLepKem1 chromosome 13, rLepKem1.hap2, whole genome shotgun sequence harbors:
- the LOC140897224 gene encoding ribonuclease-like, with amino-acid sequence MTVRRPHLRLLLPLILLATCLALARGQSWTRLKNRFREHHVDFPERPADFPDNYCEMMMFKRGVYGTFIHTFIHAPTRSLKGVCSVGGIHVSTGLHRSIFHFTVTTSKYDLQIGSYTEKKYSWNIVIGCWSRLPVLYVE; translated from the coding sequence ATGACCGTGAGAAGGCCCCACCTACGGCTattgctgcccctcatcctgctTGCCACCTGCCTGGCTCTGGCCAGAGGGCAATCATGGACCCGTCTGAAAAACAGATTCAGAGAACACCATGTGGATTTCCCAGAAAGGCCAGCTGACTTCCCTGACAACTACTGCGAGATGATGATGTTTAAACGGGGAGTGTATGGGACGTTCATCCACACCTTCATTCATGCGCCCACGCGATCTCTCAAGGGTGTCTGCTCTGTGGGCGGAATACACGTCTCAACTGGCCTACACAGGAGCATTTTTCACTTCACTGTCACCACTAGCAAATATGACCTGCAGATCGGCTCTTACACTGAGAAAAAGTATTCCTGGAACATTGTTATTGGCTGCTGGAGTCGGCTCCCTGTGCTCTATGTGGAGTAG
- the LOC140896944 gene encoding ribonuclease-like: MAPKSPRPALLPLLCLAAACLALSTADAQYDKFLKRHLDFPKSWAENDQLYCTTMMGKRSIRCQGKNTFVHASEAQLRAVCSSGLSHGQNARDSLGTFRLTFCTRLPKGPCLYRGSSTIARIRLVCHNGLPVQYVRRI, translated from the coding sequence ATGGCCCCAAAGTCACCCCGCCCAgctctcctgcccctgctctgcctggcaGCTGCCTGCCTGGCACTCTCGACAGCTGACGCCCAGTATGATAAATTCCTGAAGAGACATCTCGACTTCCCCAAGTCATGGGCTGAGAACGACCAGCTGTACTGCACAACCATGATGGGGAAGCGTAGCATCCGCTGCCAGGGCAAGAACACCTTCGTCCACGCCAGCGAGGCCCAGCTGAGAGCCGTCTGCAGCTCGGGGTTGAGCCACGGGCAAAATGCCCGCGACAGCCTGGGCACCTTCCGGCTGACCTTCTGCACCCGCCTACCCAAGGGTCCGTGCCTCTACCGGGGCAGCTCCACCATAGCCCGTATCCGCCTGGTCTGCCACAACGGGTTGCCCGTCCAGTACGTGAGGCGTATCTAG